GGAGCGAAACCACTGATCTCTATAGATCAGTGAGCGAAACATATTCCACCAGTGCGACCCGAAATGACTTTTAGTAACCACaaaaaagctgaaattttaatGACAAAAGATTCCGTTACAGTTGAAAAGATCCAGTAGTTGCGATCTAGCGCCTGTAGATGGCGctgtaaaattaataaatactactaattttatatttgtaacatgtTAAAAATACATAGTAGgcctatataaaataaatataaaatactacaCACTTTATTCATTCAAAGTGTTTGTAttatgataaaaaaatatataattatgttatttgaaatatactaaaaatttaataaaatgactTTGACTAAGGGTTacaatagctttgtaacccttcccagactgatgtatttcaatcaatCACCTCCTTTCTCATCATTTctcgaatttttttttcaactttggcatagtgtgttactgggtaagatatTTTAGATatcttcatgctgttgaaaagttctatttaagtgttgatttgattgaacagggtttgcagtaatcaggcctggttgtgtctagtccagctgaaccccattatgaatgcagtttcatagatttggggaattaacTATGGGGACAAATTAAAatttcacacaggtccagttggtattggataactttttttcttcaataaataacaattaaaaactgtattttatgtttactcagtttgcctttgttttgtcttagattttgttttaatttctgaaacaatttattatgagatatacaaaaaaaacagaagaaatcagaagaaatactttttcacagtactgtatgcaGTACAGATTCAGGACATGATTACTTGTATACCTGATCAATCAACCTCTAGAACTATGCTTTAATCTTTATCAGCAACATAAGCTTAAATGCCAACATTTTGTCAGAGGACCCCTGGTGGTTGCGTTCTCCTGAGCGGCCGCTTATGTAATTTATTGGTTAGAGCCAGTGTTCTAACTATTTGTTTTACCATGTCAAACAGTTGTACTCTTAAAACTATACTCAAATTATGTTCTGCTATTTTGTGTACATTATTACTGTTACCTTATAGGAAAATGTATTCAGTAGAGGAGTAGGTAAAATTGTGTTAAATTGTTTTTTATCAGAGAAATGTATCCAGCTTTAAAATACTATACGAAGAACCACAAATTTATGGGCATGCAAAAGTGAAGTGCACATGTTCAGAAACTCTTGGTAGGGTGTCTTGATAGGACAGTTTATCAGAACACTGGCTATGCTTTAGTAAGCCCTGATTCACAAAACTGATTCGAGATCAGTAGTCAGCATTTGTGCCAAACCACCAGAACTTTGGAACATTTCAAAACAGCCATAATGTATGACGGTGTCAAATTGTTTTAATAATGGAAGTAATACCAGAAAACATTACAACCACTTTGGTACATGCCTTGAAATGCTACAATATACAACAGTTTTTAAGCACTCTGACTCATTGTTTTGAGTATACTCAAATCTACTGTTTCATACTTTTGCCCACATTTCAGTGAATTCACATTCTCAATTAGTACAACTATGTAAAAACTCTACAGATAAAATACATGACAAATTAAACCCaacattgttttctttttagaaTATGGAAAAAGGGCACAAGTTCCAGACACCGTGAATACAAATATTGTGAAAGGAAGCATGTGAGATTAACCGATTTAAAAGAGGACTTCAAAAATGACCGCTACCTGGGGAAGAAAAACATTCCCTGTTATCCTGACTGTATCTTCAAAGTGGCCAATGTTTGCCATGTAACTGAAAAGAGTGGTCTTCATGGAATCCTCCAAGAGGAAGGATTCATGAAAGGACATGATACCTTCCTGTGGTGGAGCCTTTCAGTGACTGATGATGACATTGCCGGTGCTAAGACCAATTACTCCCCCCAAAAAGACTTGAAAAAGTTCACCACTTCACCTGCATTCCAGAGTGAATCCCGTTATGGCAACTTCCGCTTCACTTTTAATCTTAAAGAGCTCCTGAAGATATACAGCAAGGAGTACTGTCACAGCACTGCTCCAATTCTGCGTGTGTTAGGCACACAACTCTACAAGCAAGAGATTTTCTATTCAGTTTTGGTGCATCCACGATATATGACGCACTATAGGAAATACCCTCGCCTACCCTTTGATGATAAACATTTGTGTGGATACAGCCAAGGGCATATGTCCTGGTGCTGCCAGTCTCCTTCAAATAACTATAAACACAGCCAGGAGGTGAATGATGAGGAAGGTGAATATTATAGATGGGATAATGTAGCCGTGGCCTTCCACATGAAGCGGGGTTGGGTACTGCCTGTAAATCGCAGTAGGCTCTTTGAAAACTTGAGTGCATGCAAGGTGCCTTCAGTAAATCTGTTAAGAGagccacaaaacaaaatgtctcTCTATGAAGCTGAGGCAGAAATCGAGGCATTGAAAAATTTCTATTTTTGATCAGAAGTGTTTGTTCTTGCTTCCATAATTTCACAAACGTTTTGTAATTCCCCAGACCACCTGATTAAAATCAGAAGGTATGTCTGAATGAAACTAATATGCCACAGCACTGTTatattctcaattctgattggtcagaaggtgctgattaatttctaTAACAACAATTCTGACAGTAGTACAGGCTGCACTATATAAAatgacatgtttatattaatatgttctTGTGATACATAGAATTGTTGATATGATGACACTTTCTGCaagtttattgaacatttatggaaggagatTCAGTATCAGCACTGTTATAATGTTATACTGTTTAGTAAGTTTTGTTGCCGCAGATGATATGAGAGAAGACTATCTGATCTCCTAATGATGTCCATAAGATGGTTGTAAAACACCATGAAGCCTGCTGTTGAAGCTCTGCCTTTCATTATATTGAATATGTAAAACTTGCATAAATGCTTTCATATATTCATAACATATACAATATATCAGCTAGCATTTCATTGTTACTTTGTTCAATGTTTTTGATAACATGGTAGTTTTTGCATCTTTAAAAGtacatttgttcttttttattgctctgtttgttttttgcccaTTCACCGtcaaaaatgcaataaaagtaaTGACGGGATTCTTTTGTTTTCATCTCCATTCTGAAAACTGCATATTGGGTGGGCAAGTAGTATAAGTGGTGGTCAGAGGTGGAAAATACTTGAGCATACACtacaggtcaaaagtttagaaacattcattctttatttttatttgtatttttccacattttagaatactaataaatttccctgagatgctttttaaacagtactaAAGGAGTTCCCATCtttgctggacacttattggctgcttttcagaatatttcactccaaatcatccattaaaaaaaatactttttaaaaaaaaatgttctaatAAAAgtaatgaatatgttggcagaGTTATATGTTtatctacaacaccgatttcaaacatttaatcatacaccttcagatcataAGGATTTTAAGatgagaaacatttctatcAAGTGTctttaaacttttgaccagtagtgtactGCATTACTatacttaagtattattttggCATAATTATACTTTAGCAAGTATTATTAAAATGGTATACTTAAACGTTActtacattttaaagaaaaacaacattctTGTTACTCTACATTTTTAATTAGACCTTCAAAGTACTCATTACAAATCTCACaggtctcttcttctctcatccaaCCAATGACTGTATATCAATAGAGTGGGCTcccatgcattttatttacatttcagtttaaCTCATAAACAAATTGTAGTTAGCTTTATAGCTAACCATATGCATTGAAGATGGATTAAGGGTGCAGGGGTTGCGTAATCAAACCCAAAGTCCACCTCCCTAGCTACGCTTGTGCTTTGCAGCGGACtaattttatgaaaaaaaattattaatt
This genomic interval from Ictalurus punctatus breed USDA103 chromosome 23, Coco_2.0, whole genome shotgun sequence contains the following:
- the LOC108256399 gene encoding uncharacterized protein LOC108256399 codes for the protein MASNDRIWKKGTSSRHREYKYCERKHVRLTDLKEDFKNDRYLGKKNIPCYPDCIFKVANVCHVTEKSGLHGILQEEGFMKGHDTFLWWSLSVTDDDIAGAKTNYSPQKDLKKFTTSPAFQSESRYGNFRFTFNLKELLKIYSKEYCHSTAPILRVLGTQLYKQEIFYSVLVHPRYMTHYRKYPRLPFDDKHLCGYSQGHMSWCCQSPSNNYKHSQEVNDEEGEYYRWDNVAVAFHMKRGWVLPVNRSRLFENLSACKVPSVNLLREPQNKMSLYEAEAEIEALKNFYF